In Ramlibacter sp., the sequence CCGTGTCGGCATCCAGCTCCACCAGGGCCGATTTGGACGCCAGCAACTGGGCCACTTCATGGCGGGCCCAGACGCGTTTCTCGGTGACAAAGGGTTCCATCAGGGTCTCCAGGGCCGTGTGCGGGCCGGTGTGGCTGGTGAAGCGAAATGCGTGCCACCAGTGTAGGCGCAACGCATGACGGCGCTGCCGCGCGTGGCTCAGCCGGCGCTGTCCAGGTTCAGGTCCACCGCGGGGCGGCCACCGCGGGCGCGCAGCGCCGCGACCTCGTCCAGCAGCGACAGGTTCTGGGCCGTGAGGGTCTTGACCTTGATGTTGGTGGCGCGCAGCCGCTCGGCCACGCGCGCCATGATCGCGCCCATGAGCGCGCAGGCCACGTCGGGCACGGTCTCGATCAGGCGGGCCAGCGCGGGGCGGTCGAGCACGGCGATGTCCATGTCGGTGACGGCGGTCACGGTGGCCGAGCGTGGCTTGCCGTCCAGCACGCCCAGCTCGCCAAACAGGCTGCCGCTGCCCAGCATGCTGAGCACCATGGAGTCGTGCAGGCTGCCGCGCATTTCGTTGGCCACCACGGCCTCGCCCTGCAGCACCAGCGCCATGTAGCCGGTGCTGGTGACGCCTTCCTGGATCAGGACCGCGCCGGCCTTGATGCGCTGCGGCGTGAGCAGGCGCACGATCTGCAGCGCATGGGCCAGGGTGAGCTCGGTCAGCGCGGTCTTGGAGATCAGCAGCTCGGCCACGTCGGAGCGGGACCAGGTGCGCTTGTCGGTGATGATGCTTTCCATGATGTTGGCCCTGTTCCCTGTTACCTGGTGGCGAGCGGCACCAGCGGGAAGCCGTTGTCGAACACGGTCACCCCCCAGTTGGCCGAGATGTCGAGCCGGTAGACACCGGTGTCCAGCGTGTGGCCGTCGGCCAGCGTGGCGTGCAGCCGCAGGTAGTACACGCCGGCCTTGAGGTCACCCAGCGTGAGCTGCGGCCCGGTCGATTCAAACCGCCCCAGCACGTTGCCAAAGGCCTCGTCGCTGGCGAGTTCGGCGCTGTAGCGCGGGGCGCTCAGCGGCTGGCCGTTGGCCTGCTCGGCGGTCCAGGCCAGCACGTTCTGCCCGTTGCGGATGCTCAGTGACGAACTGGTGACGCGCCAGCGCGTGGGTGCCTTGATGGCGATCAGCTTGACGGCGTCCAGGCCCTCCAGGCCCTGCGCGTCGATGCCGCGCACCCGGGTGTACCAGTTCGCGTTGTCCAGGCTGGCCAGATCCACACCGGGCGCGGTGACCTTGAGGTCGCGCACGATGCGCGAGAACCGGTCGTCGCTGGCCACCTGCACCCGGAAGGCCGTGGCACCCGCCAGCACCGGCATGGGCAGCACGGTCACGGGCCGGGTGAGCTCACCGGGCTGGGCCGTGAGGTCGGGCGCGGGCAGCAGCTTGACCACGCGCACCTCGCGCACGGCCGGGTTGATGATGGCGCCGGTGCCGCCGGGCAGGTCGGCGCCGCTTTGCTGGGCCGGGTTGTCGGCCCGCACCAGGCCTTCGACCACTTCGGTGCGCGCGTTGCGGGACACCGGGTCGTCATAGGCCACGCGGAACTGGGTGCCGCGCACGCCCACCAGCGAGGTGGGGGTTTCGATCTGCAACGGGGTGGCGCGGTTCTGGATGCGCGCGGCCGCCGTCTCCAGCGCGCCCAGACTCAGCCGCATGAAACCCGAGAACCAGGTGGTCGAGCCGCTGGCGCTGGCGTCACGCATGGCGTAGCCGCGGTTGGACACCACCTCGGCGAGCGTGTTGGGCAGCAGCTTGACCTGGCTGCCGTCACCCAGCTCGACGATGGCCGAGCTGTTGGCGGCGGTCTGCAGCCGGCCGCCCTCGGGCACGGCCATGCCCACGGTGGCAGCCGTTCCGCCCAGCCGCACGTCGCCGGCCGTGCTGATGATGCGCGCGTTGGCGGGCTCGAACTTGAGCAGGCGCAGCGGGATGTTGACCCGCTGGCCAGGCTTGATGAAGTTCGGGTCCTTCATGCGGTTGAACCTGGCCACCTCGGCCCAGGCGTCGGGCCGCACCAGCAGCTCGCGCGCCATGACGATCAGCTTGTCCGACGGCTTGACGACGTAGGGCAGGCTGGGCTCGGTGGGTTCGGCAGCGGCTGGGGCCGCGGTCTGGGCCCAGGCGCTGTTTGCTACCAAAAGAATAGCGCACAGTGCCCACGGGGCCTGGACTCCAGCCATTTTTTGTCTGAATTGCAGCGAAAACAGGGCATTCATGAAGACTCCTGAGGCCGCGCGGGCCGGATGGCCGACTTGGGCCGGAAAGCCTTGCAGACCTCGTCGCGGGTTTCAAGATAGGGCCCGCCGATCAGGTCCACGCCATACGGCACGGCGGCAAAGATGCCGGGCACGCCGGGCCGGCCCTCCGCAGATTGGAGCCCTTCCAGTGTTTCCTGGATCGCCCGGGGCTGGCCTGGCAGGTTGATGATGAGACTTTTGTCACGGATGACGGCGCATTGGCGCGACAGGATGGCCGTGGGCACAAAGTGCAGGCTGATCTGGCGCATCTGCTCGCCAAAGCCGGGCATGACCTTGTGGGCCACGGCCAGCGTGGCCTCGGGCGTGACGTCGCGCGGCGCGGGGCCGGTGCCGCCGGTGGTCAGCACCAGGGCGCAGCCGGCGTCCACCAGCTCGATCAGCGTGGCGCTGATGGTGGCCTGCTCATCAGGGATCAGCCGGGGCACAAATTCAATGGGGTTGCGCAGTGCGCTGCCCAGCCAGTCCTGCAGCGCGGGCAGGCCCTTGTCTTCGTAGACGCCGGTGGAGGCCCGGTCGCTGACCGAGACGATGCCGATGCGCACGGGATCGAACCCGCCGTCCATGCCCGCCTCACTCATGGCCCAGCTGCTCCCGCACCAGGTGGAAGATTTCGCGGTAGGCGCGGCCGCGCCGCGGCGCCAGCCCCTGCGAGATAGAGGTCTTGTCAGGCTGCGCGTCCTTGCGGGCCTGGCGGATCAGCGCGCGCAGCTGCTGCGTGTCGGTGTCCGGGCTCAGCTGCAACCACAGCGGCAGCGCTTCGTCGTCGTCGATCAGGCGGTCGCGCCACTGCTCGGCCTCGTGCAGGGCCAGCGTGTGCTGGGCCGAGCCGCGCTGCTGCTCGTCCAGCGCGGCGCGCACGGCCTCGACCACCTCGGG encodes:
- the mog gene encoding molybdopterin adenylyltransferase; protein product: MSEAGMDGGFDPVRIGIVSVSDRASTGVYEDKGLPALQDWLGSALRNPIEFVPRLIPDEQATISATLIELVDAGCALVLTTGGTGPAPRDVTPEATLAVAHKVMPGFGEQMRQISLHFVPTAILSRQCAVIRDKSLIINLPGQPRAIQETLEGLQSAEGRPGVPGIFAAVPYGVDLIGGPYLETRDEVCKAFRPKSAIRPARPQESS
- a CDS encoding FecR domain-containing protein codes for the protein MNALFSLQFRQKMAGVQAPWALCAILLVANSAWAQTAAPAAAEPTEPSLPYVVKPSDKLIVMARELLVRPDAWAEVARFNRMKDPNFIKPGQRVNIPLRLLKFEPANARIISTAGDVRLGGTAATVGMAVPEGGRLQTAANSSAIVELGDGSQVKLLPNTLAEVVSNRGYAMRDASASGSTTWFSGFMRLSLGALETAAARIQNRATPLQIETPTSLVGVRGTQFRVAYDDPVSRNARTEVVEGLVRADNPAQQSGADLPGGTGAIINPAVREVRVVKLLPAPDLTAQPGELTRPVTVLPMPVLAGATAFRVQVASDDRFSRIVRDLKVTAPGVDLASLDNANWYTRVRGIDAQGLEGLDAVKLIAIKAPTRWRVTSSSLSIRNGQNVLAWTAEQANGQPLSAPRYSAELASDEAFGNVLGRFESTGPQLTLGDLKAGVYYLRLHATLADGHTLDTGVYRLDISANWGVTVFDNGFPLVPLATR
- a CDS encoding cyclic nucleotide-binding domain-containing protein, encoding MESIITDKRTWSRSDVAELLISKTALTELTLAHALQIVRLLTPQRIKAGAVLIQEGVTSTGYMALVLQGEAVVANEMRGSLHDSMVLSMLGSGSLFGELGVLDGKPRSATVTAVTDMDIAVLDRPALARLIETVPDVACALMGAIMARVAERLRATNIKVKTLTAQNLSLLDEVAALRARGGRPAVDLNLDSAG
- a CDS encoding DUF615 domain-containing protein produces the protein MSRKPKKGYFVRGQFVAEGSELDLELKAELKGTTEASKTDLKRESTELQKLGEDLLTLRADLMARLPLPDKLVEGLAEAKRITNFEGKRRQMQFIGKQMRLLEPEVVEAVRAALDEQQRGSAQHTLALHEAEQWRDRLIDDDEALPLWLQLSPDTDTQQLRALIRQARKDAQPDKTSISQGLAPRRGRAYREIFHLVREQLGHE